From the Porites lutea chromosome 5, jaPorLute2.1, whole genome shotgun sequence genome, the window GCAAGAGCTTTTTTAAGCGAAGCATCCGAAGGAATCTTTCGTACACATGTAGGGGGTTTAAAAACTGCCCAGTGGATATTCAACACAGAAACCACTGCCAGTATTGCAGACTGAAAAAATGCATGAAAGTTGGAATGAGGAAAGACGGTAAGCTTTGCCACTTAACATCACTTCTTTATTTGGCGATGAAAATTTTGACCCAAGCTGAAACTGTATAAACTGCTGGTTCGTGTATTATCATTTTTCCGTTGTATTGTCCGATAGCCTGGTAGTTAACTTTATCTGACCGGTACATCAGACAATAATGTTACGGAACAATGAAAGTAAATAACACCTAATTTTATCGTAATCGTAAAATAAATAAGTGCGGCAGCTTGTGTTGCTATAATAAAGCCACACTCTTCTCTAAACCCGTCCTGTATCTCAGCTCGTAGAACATCCCTTATATTAAGGAGCAAGAGCATAAGGCCTTCCGTACTACTATTTTTCCTCACCACGTATTAGCTACTACTGTAGGCCAACTTGCTTTATAGCTTTATGTGATTTATTGGGCAATTTCTATATGCTATTCTTTTATTCATGTTCGTGgtgattaaaaaaacaacaagaaagaatAAAATCCTAATCAGGCGACTGAGACTGAACAAAAATCAATAAGTGGAAAAGAAAGTATTTCATTCATTCTCTTATTCATTCACTCATCCATTCATTCCCAGTTCTTCCTTCACTCATTCACTCCTTCTGTCCTTCATTCCGGTCATTCGCTCGTTCATTTCTTTGTACGTTCTGGAGAGCACCACCCATGACTTAACAAGACGAGTTGGGATAGATACGTTGGACCAAGagtcattctctcttggttggACAGAGAATCGTGGGTCACAATGTCCCAACAGGAGTCTAACCCGCGACCGGTCGCTTACTAATTTAGAATCTCCAGCGCACAGCAGCTGTTGGTAATAAATAGGAACACTTACAAAAGCATATGATTTCACAGAAATTCGTTTGTGACTGCGTTTACAGAGTTGATCCTGATAAGAACGTGGTTTCCTACCCAGTCGTAGTAAttgagcgcttaccatttggaaaggaaatttcggtaaaaaatttctgacaaatggtacctGACTTAAAAACGTCTCCGAAAAGAGAAATAGGTAAGAGTTGTATCATTTGCAAAACACCAGATAACGAGTGGGCCTGGGTTAAAACAAATCACCTTCCGCCTCAAAAGGAAGCCTGGCACTGGTTAACTCGACAAACGGTACAAATAATTTCGGTCGTTTCGGTAAAAACGGAAAACGTGTGATACCTCGAAAGGTATTActtttttccggaaaatttctACCGGGATAAACCATACCATTTGAATTCTCCCCGGTATTACCGGcttttccatacaaatggtaagcgctcatTGTCATAGAAACTTTATTATCTTCGATGACATGGAGCCCAGTCTCCCTTAGGTATAAGACTTACGCAAATAACGATCGACTTAATTTACTGACTTTTGCTTTTGTCAACAGCTGTCCAGAAAGGCCGCATCTCAGCGGCGCAGCCTGACCTGGTCAGTTCTTTCCAAATGGGTCTAGGAGACATTCGCAATCCACAGTCCTTTTACTCAAGTTACATTACACTCCTACTCCGGGCAGACACCATCGCGCGCTACCAACAATCCCTAAGGATTCCCGCCAGCATTGCGGGACTGGAAAGCGCTTCAGAACTTGGTGCAAGATTGTTAGTTTCAATCGTAGAATGGGCAAAGAACATTCCCTTTTTCACTGAATTAACTCTCCCTGATCAGTCCATCTTATTGCGCTCATGCTGGAGTGAACTTTTTATACTAAGCACCGCACAACACTGCTCTCCATTTCACATGGCACAACCGCTGACCATTAGTGCCCTCACACCGCCGTCGAGCAGCGATTTGTTAGCGAGCAATAATGGATCAATGTCGTTTGATTTCGTTGAAAATTTCCAATTGTTTGAAGAACAAGTCGAAAAACTTAAAAACCTGCACATAGACTCCGCTGAGTTCTGTTGCCTAAAGGCTATAATTCTGTTTAACCCAGGTAAGTGCTTTTTAGGTCCGTATTTCTTCAATATTTTACTTCCATTTACTATATTGGGCTAACAAATTTCCTCTTTCAGATTAACCTCGGGATTCCGAAAAGGTTGATAATAACTGGGATCTAAATTTCAAATTGTGATTTGCTCAAGTAACTGTTTCATCCTTCTTTCGGAAGGAAAAGTGAAGGTGACCGTCTTCAGTTGGTCTCTGCAAAACTTAGACACTTATTTTGCCTTATTGAAGGTTATCTTCGTCTAGCATTCCTATGAGACGAAAAATTTGAACAAGAGCGGTTTTCAGCGAGCTGTAGAGGTGCAGTGAAatacaacaaaattaattttgggTTGAACAAGCTCTATTCGAGCTCCATTTCAGGGAGAAGCTGTTACACGTTAAGCACTAAAAATGTGGGGCTATGGTTGACAATCTCGAAGAAGTGGATTTTCCGAAAATTacacttcagaaaatcgtagggaattttcTAGATAAGGttcgaaaattttacatgaaTGGGATGGTCATCTAGACGTTTTTGGACTTCCTTAGAGGtatagaaatttctaggcaatttttgcttctcttctccgaaaatatattttacagaagactgtcgttgggtgcccctggtgtAGTCTATCTATGAAAATCTATGGCACTTGTAGCCGGGAGTAAATCTTGACGAAGTGCCGGTTTAATAGAAGTGCAGATAACAAAAAATAGTTCTTATGAACCACGGAAAAGATGACAGCCACCTCTTAATTGAGATGACCGCTTAAAACGGTTTCAAAGACTTAAGTAAGTGATCGCTTGAAATAAGATTGCTTAATAAATGTTCGGCTGTATGTCTTTCAGATTCCCAGGGACTCGCTAACGCTGCGCACGTGGAAGGACTTCAAGAACGTACTCAGTGTGCCTTGGAAGATTGCATTCGTACGCAGTACCCAAACCAACCAACACGATTTGGCAAACTTCTTCTCAGGCTACCCTCCTTAAGGCTGATTCGTCCCGGAACGGTGGAAGGGCTTTTTTTCCCGCCAATTAGCTTGGGAAACACAGTGGAAAATGCTCTGAACGAGCTGTTGGTTATGAATAGTCCTAGTAGTACTGCGCATGCCCATGTGCCTGCAAGCTCGCCAAACAGTTGGCCTGGCAATATGTTTCCTAATAATGTCCCTGACATAAACAGTATTAGTAGCGTGAATAGCGTGAACATGAATGGTGGTGCTGTGGTATAGAAAAAGTTGATATTCCTGTGCCAACAAAAGATTCCGTCGGAAACACGGATTTCAAAGATTTGTTAGTTTGTGATTATGTGTATTAAGGAAAAAAGGATGATAATTGAAATTTAAGGTAATTTTtggaacttttttctttctgtgtataaaaatattattttttcggACTTGTTaaaatttcaatttaatttgttttacaaaatcttcaaccaactgacaTATACTATGGTGCTTTGCATAAAATACTCTTTTCTGTCCTTAATTAGAGCAACTAACTTAAACATTAATTATGAACACATGTATCCCGAGAAAATCTACAATAGCATGAGCCTAACATTAGATAATGGACCTCCAGGTGAGCCATAATaggtcctattatggctcttgctggAAATGATTATTCCCTTATAAATGCAGTCAACGCCCAGAATAACGCTTTCTCTGATTATTATCTTCCTGTTAGTAAAAGCGTGCTGTTATaagtaattattttttgaaagaagtgaactttttttcgtgaaaattaaCATGAGGACTGATGATGCGAACTAATACGCGGGTAATATATTTCTAAAACATGTCTGCATAAATGTTGCGTTGCATGCGGAAATTCACGCTGTTATCTTTTTTAACTCTCGCAACACAAACATTTTACACGCAGCTGTCGCCTCTACTTTCTCGCTACAGGCAAATTCGTCGCGCGTGGAGGAAGCATTGCGCCGAACTGATAGGGTGCGACAACACCCGTTTCTCCTCCCTCTTCGCccaggagaaacggatgttttcacaggctacccAGCTGTCGACAAATCCAGTAATCTCATTCAGATCGAAGTCTGTTAATTAGCGATGCAAGGTTCTCAGGGTATAGGTAACAAAAAGACCCCAAAATTTGATAGAAATACACTTTGTTTTTAAGCCATaatgtttaaaatttatttaagcCTACTGATTTTCTGAAGGGCTCGAATTatgtaagaaaataaatatttacctttacaattttcaaacaaaatattagaccatttaaaaagtatttaaaatataGACAAAACTGTAGTATAGTTTCAAATGTGTCATTTAACTAACACAAATAAATTTCGGTTCAAAACGAACTGTACAAGTTGTGAAGAGTCCTTTATTTGCTTAATTTTCCGATTAAGACCCATCCTCCAGCCACAAAAGACAGAATTGTTGGGACATCAGTATGGGAAGCTTTCCCTCTCCCTGTAAAAACGAGGGAAACAGCTCGTGTTTGGAGATTTGGTGTCTGGTGTTTCAGAGCTTAAACTCGTGAAAGCCTCGTGTTTTGCTGGAGATGTGCTTGAAAATCCCTGGGTTTTTTTTACAGCTTTGTAAGGTCTCGTGAAAGGCTTGTGTTTGGATATTTCTTGAAAATCCCTTTTTTTCGCAGCTAAGTAAATCTTGTGAAAGGCTCGTGTTTGGAGATTTTGTTGAAAATCGCTGGTTTTTTACAACTTTGCAAAGTCTCGTGAAAAGCTCATGTTTGCAGATTTTCTTGAAATTATCTCTGGTCTTTCGCTCATGAGCTATGTTAAGTCTCGTGAAAGGCTCGTGTTTGGATATTTTAgcttattttgttgaaaaagaaaatcttgTGAAAAACTCGTGTTTGGAGATTTTAATGAAAATCGCTGGTTTTTCACAGCTTTGCGAAGTCTCGTGAAACGCTCGTGTTTGGAGATTTCTTGAATGATCTCTGGTCTTTCGCAGCTATGTAAACAATGTAAAGTCTCGTGAAAGGCTTGTGTTTGGAGATTTTATTGAAATGATCTCTGGTCTTTCGAAACTTTGCAAAGTCTTGTGAAACGCTCGTGTTTGGAGATTTTCTTGAAATGTTCTCTGGTCTTTCGCAGCTATGTAAAGTCTCGTGAAAGGCACGTGTTTAGAGATATTCTTGAAAATCTCTGGTTATTTACAGCTCTAGTATCGCAAACGGCTCGTGTTTgtagatatttttgaaaatcgCTGGTTTTTCACTTCTATGTGATGTCTCGTTACTAGCTTGCGGACAAAGACGTATTTCCATTAAGTTATTTTTCGGGTGGAGATCCAGAAGAGACGACCGGTAATACGTCTGTGTCCGCAGTTTATCTCGTTAACTTCTCGTGTTTGATTGAAGATACATGTATTCTTAGAAATCTCTGTTTTTTCATAATTATGAAAGCTAGGTGAATAGCTTGCGTTTGGTGATTGTCTAGAAAATCTCTGATTTTTC encodes:
- the LOC140938548 gene encoding nuclear receptor subfamily 2 group F member 1-B-like, giving the protein MNPYTDEATSAIDVNISSLTRLPQPQSSCAEYSDADDSPILLENAFYSPEDCSENEDLSRTSKPSIECVVCGDKSSGKHYGVFTCEGCKSFFKRSIRRNLSYTCRGFKNCPVDIQHRNHCQYCRLKKCMKVGMRKDAVQKGRISAAQPDLVSSFQMGLGDIRNPQSFYSSYITLLLRADTIARYQQSLRIPASIAGLESASELGARLLVSIVEWAKNIPFFTELTLPDQSILLRSCWSELFILSTAQHCSPFHMAQPLTISALTPPSSSDLLASNNGSMSFDFVENFQLFEEQVEKLKNLHIDSAEFCCLKAIILFNPDSQGLANAAHVEGLQERTQCALEDCIRTQYPNQPTRFGKLLLRLPSLRLIRPGTVEGLFFPPISLGNTVENALNELLVMNSPSSTAHAHVPASSPNSWPGNMFPNNVPDINSISSVNSVNMNGGAVV